GTACAGATATTTATTTAGTTTGCAAAAAAATAGTGAAACATTTAACACTTATAGCTTTAAATATTTCTTAAGCTATTATTTTATCTCTAATTTGACAGTATTTATGGATAAACCTAACTTTCAAAATGTTAACTCAAATACTTATACTTTATTAAGAAAAGTTAATTGAGATAACATTTTAATGATTACTACTTCCTAATTAAATAGAAAAATCCTCTTAAAATATTTATATATTGTAAAAACGCATCCCATTATTTCCCCAAAAAGCATCTTGTTCTTCTAGAGAAAAACGACTGTAATAATCTCGAAGAATTGTGGTTGATTGATCATAACTTGCCGCCAATAAACTAACAGGCCAATCACTTCCAAAGAGCAAGCGCTCAATACCAAATGCAGTAGTAACAACATCCAGATAATAGTCAAAGTCTTCTTTCTTCCAATGATTCCAATCGGCTTGAGTAACCAATCCTGATACTTTGCAAAACACATTGGGATAAGCGGCTATTTTTTTTATTTCGGTTTCCCAAATCAAGAAATCAGCATTTTTAATATTTGGTTTTGCCAAATGATCAATAACAAATGCCTGCTTTGGAAATTTTTCTACAAATGTTACAACAGTTTTTAACTGCGCTGCTGAAACCAAAATATCATACGTAAAATTATACTTGGCTAACTTAGCTATACCGTTACAAAAGTCGGCATTTAATAAAAAATCAGCATCTGATTCTGCTTCGACTATATGTCTGAAACCTTTCAGTTTTTTAAATTGAGAGAAATACTCCAAACGCTCTTCTAAATTTCGTATTTTAAAATCAATCCAACCCACCACTCCTTTTATAAAATCATTTTCATCAGCCAATTGCAATAAAAAATGCGTTTCAGTTTCACTCTGATCGGCTTGAACCGCAATACAACCTTCGATAGCATTTGCTTTCAAAATTGGAGTAATATCATTGGGCAAAAAATCGCGTTGAATCACTTTCATAGTATCCGTAATCCAAGCTTCTTTCACTGAATGGTATTTCCAAAAATGAATATGACTATCGATTTTCATATGTTAGATCTTAATTTAAAGAAGCAATTAATTTTAATCTGTCGAATCTGCTTTAAATTGATTAAAAATTAGCACGCAGATTCAGCAGATTTTTTGCTATTTAGATTTGAGTTTTAAGAATAAGCGACAGCTAATTGTTTGCTTGTCCCTAAACCTTCAATTCCTAATTCAATTATATCACCTTCTTTTACATATATTGGTTCAGGTTTGATTCCCAAACCAACACCTGGAGGTGTTCCTGTACTAATTACATCGCCAGGTAAAAGTGTCATAAACTGACTAAGATAATGCACTAAAAATGGAATTTTAAAAATCAAATTCGAAGTATTGCTGTTTTGGAATTTCTTCCCATTCACAGTTAGCCACATCGATAAATTATTAACATCGGCAACCTCGTCTTGAGTTGCTAAAACAGGTCCAAGAGGTGCAAAAGTATCGCATCCTTTTCCTTTTGTCCATTGCCCTCCACGTTCTAACTGATACTCTCTTTCGCTATAATCGTTAAGCAAACAATAACCGGCTACATAATTTAAAGCATCAGCTTCTGAAACATAACTTGCTTTTTTACCCACTACAAAAGCCAACTCAACTTCCCAATCTGTTTTTTGGCTGTCTTTTGGAATTATCAAATTATCATCGGGACCGCATAATGAAGTAGTCGATTTAAAAAAGATAATTGGTTCGGCAGGAATAGCAGCTCCAGTTTCTTCGCAATGATCCACATAATTAAGACCAATACAAATAAGTTTTGAAGGTCTTGCCACAGGGGATCCCAATCGAACTTCATTGCTTACTTCTGGAAATGAAG
The Flavobacterium sp. 5 DNA segment above includes these coding regions:
- a CDS encoding fumarylacetoacetate hydrolase family protein, producing the protein MKLIRFGEAGKEKPGLLINDKRIDVSSIVADYNESFFENNGIEKLQEALKNNTSFPEVSNEVRLGSPVARPSKLICIGLNYVDHCEETGAAIPAEPIIFFKSTTSLCGPDDNLIIPKDSQKTDWEVELAFVVGKKASYVSEADALNYVAGYCLLNDYSEREYQLERGGQWTKGKGCDTFAPLGPVLATQDEVADVNNLSMWLTVNGKKFQNSNTSNLIFKIPFLVHYLSQFMTLLPGDVISTGTPPGVGLGIKPEPIYVKEGDIIELGIEGLGTSKQLAVAYS
- a CDS encoding amidohydrolase codes for the protein MKIDSHIHFWKYHSVKEAWITDTMKVIQRDFLPNDITPILKANAIEGCIAVQADQSETETHFLLQLADENDFIKGVVGWIDFKIRNLEERLEYFSQFKKLKGFRHIVEAESDADFLLNADFCNGIAKLAKYNFTYDILVSAAQLKTVVTFVEKFPKQAFVIDHLAKPNIKNADFLIWETEIKKIAAYPNVFCKVSGLVTQADWNHWKKEDFDYYLDVVTTAFGIERLLFGSDWPVSLLAASYDQSTTILRDYYSRFSLEEQDAFWGNNGMRFYNI